The following coding sequences lie in one Anomalospiza imberbis isolate Cuckoo-Finch-1a 21T00152 chromosome 17, ASM3175350v1, whole genome shotgun sequence genomic window:
- the FAM217B gene encoding protein FAM217B isoform X1: MGPGIQEYPLLLHRETQQKESHSHTNENHKGMVNNGKSHPSTKGLYKPISYVKSPPGRLGKNVSSAIEKISHDTQDGYQPHVYKKGRNQLDGNNQSKRIPSVCSSLHSAQGPRRSPPERRQNESFLHRSPPERRQNESFLHRSPPERRQNESFLHRSPPERRQNESFLHRSPPERRQNESFLHRSPPERRQNESFLHRIPAGTKGSTQENFCRAKDVPVPHFYCSKKEQLGKNREEYMAEASPGSSKWQEASVGEMFLDFESVQIIKEDAEDDSASDLSDSERIPIPPSPCTPPELILRAEEIDPVCLEHIPEMGFKESEYYYPDFLPPPFNSWDLKQLATFVHVEGKTDFRPKPTGSLEKYLERLVQLEWLQMQTVQSERGRATKARPQTAPGPIRALKSPGKGKALLSPVPSRQAMPQESGTRLPRSCLGHRAELCSEQTRQVRSHPGHLKVPERMGCAASSQRQTGDVRSELKKKPAAKQQLLSLQPPESSSKIQSVGNIRPPKQTPAFHSAAAPIKGLKTYMCTNPKKNGNASNYVPPKKPTADRKIKTNTTKQTPGKFQ; encoded by the exons TAATGGAAAAAGCCATCCAAGCACCAAAGGACTATATAAACCAATTTCTTATGTGAAATCTCCTCCTGGAAGATTAGGCAAAAATGTATCAAGTGCCATTGAAAAG ATTTCCCATGACACTCAAGATGGTTACCAACCACATGTTTATAAGAAGGGAAGGAACCAGCTGGATGGCAATAATCAGTCAAAAAG GATCCCAAGTGTTTGCAGCTCACTGCACAGTGCACAAGGACCAAGGAGGAGTCCCCCAGAAAGAAGGCAAAACGAATCCTTCCTGCACAGGAGTCCCCCAGAAAGAAGGCAAAACGAATCCTTCCTGCACAGGAGTCCCCCAGAAAGAAGGCAAAACGAATCCTTCCTGCACAGGAGTCCCCCAGAAAGAAGGCAAAATGAATCCTTCCTGCACAGGAGTCCCCCAGAAAGAAGGCAAAATGAATCCTTCCTGCACAGGAGTCCCCCAGAAAGAAGGCAAAACGAATCCTTCCTGCACAGGATCCCCGCTGGCACAAAGGGCAGCACACAAGAAAACTTCTGTAGGGCTAAGGATGTCCCAGTGCCGCATTTTTATTGCAGTAAAAAAGAACAGTTGGGGAAGAATCGTGAAGAATACATGGCTGAAGCCAGTCCAGGCTCTTCGAAATGGCAAGAAGCATCTGTAGGTGAAATGTTTCTGGATTTTGAATCGGTACAAATTATTAAAGAAGATGCTGAAGATGATAGTGCCAGTGACCTCTCTGACTCAGAAAGGATTCCCAttcccccctctccctgcactccACCAGAACTCATCCTCAGAGCTGAAGAAATCGACCCAGTTTGTTTGGAGCACATCCCTGAAATGGGATTTAAAGAATCTGAATATTACTACCCCGACTTCCTCCCACCCCCTTTCAACTCGTGGGACTTGAAGCAGCTGGCCACCTTTGTCCACGTGGAAGGGAAAACCGATTTCCGCCCCAAGCCCACGGGATCCCTGGAGAAGTACCTGGAGCGCCTGGTGCAGCTGGAGTGGCTGCAGATGCAGACGGTGCAGAGCGAGAGGGGCAGGGCCACCAAAGCCCGGCCCCAGACTGCCCCTGGCCCCATCCGTGCCCTCAAGAGCCCCGGAAAAGGCAAAGCCTTGCtcagccctgtgcccagcaggcAGGCAATGCCCCAGGAAAGTGGaaccaggctgcccaggagctgtttgggtcacagggcagagctgtgctctgaGCAGACTCGCCAGGTGCGTTCCCATCCAGGTCACCTGAAAGTTCCTGAGAGAATGGGGTGTGCAGCATCTTCTCAGAGGCAAACTGGTGATGTAAGGAGTGAACTGAAGAAGAAACCAGctgcaaagcagcagcttctcagTCTGCAGCCCCCTGAAAGCAGCTCTAAAATCCAAAGTGTTGGTAACATCAGACCCCCTAAGCAAACCCCAGCGTTCCACAGTGCAGCTGCTCCCATCAAAGGCTTAAAAACATACATGTGTACAAATCCAAAGAAAAATGGCAATGCCAGCAATTATGTTCCTCCTAAAAAACCAACAGCggacaggaaaataaaaacaaacaccacAAAGCAAACACCCGGCAAATTTCAGTGA
- the FAM217B gene encoding protein FAM217B isoform X2, with amino-acid sequence MKTTKECNGKSHPSTKGLYKPISYVKSPPGRLGKNVSSAIEKISHDTQDGYQPHVYKKGRNQLDGNNQSKRIPSVCSSLHSAQGPRRSPPERRQNESFLHRSPPERRQNESFLHRSPPERRQNESFLHRSPPERRQNESFLHRSPPERRQNESFLHRSPPERRQNESFLHRIPAGTKGSTQENFCRAKDVPVPHFYCSKKEQLGKNREEYMAEASPGSSKWQEASVGEMFLDFESVQIIKEDAEDDSASDLSDSERIPIPPSPCTPPELILRAEEIDPVCLEHIPEMGFKESEYYYPDFLPPPFNSWDLKQLATFVHVEGKTDFRPKPTGSLEKYLERLVQLEWLQMQTVQSERGRATKARPQTAPGPIRALKSPGKGKALLSPVPSRQAMPQESGTRLPRSCLGHRAELCSEQTRQVRSHPGHLKVPERMGCAASSQRQTGDVRSELKKKPAAKQQLLSLQPPESSSKIQSVGNIRPPKQTPAFHSAAAPIKGLKTYMCTNPKKNGNASNYVPPKKPTADRKIKTNTTKQTPGKFQ; translated from the exons TAATGGAAAAAGCCATCCAAGCACCAAAGGACTATATAAACCAATTTCTTATGTGAAATCTCCTCCTGGAAGATTAGGCAAAAATGTATCAAGTGCCATTGAAAAG ATTTCCCATGACACTCAAGATGGTTACCAACCACATGTTTATAAGAAGGGAAGGAACCAGCTGGATGGCAATAATCAGTCAAAAAG GATCCCAAGTGTTTGCAGCTCACTGCACAGTGCACAAGGACCAAGGAGGAGTCCCCCAGAAAGAAGGCAAAACGAATCCTTCCTGCACAGGAGTCCCCCAGAAAGAAGGCAAAACGAATCCTTCCTGCACAGGAGTCCCCCAGAAAGAAGGCAAAACGAATCCTTCCTGCACAGGAGTCCCCCAGAAAGAAGGCAAAATGAATCCTTCCTGCACAGGAGTCCCCCAGAAAGAAGGCAAAATGAATCCTTCCTGCACAGGAGTCCCCCAGAAAGAAGGCAAAACGAATCCTTCCTGCACAGGATCCCCGCTGGCACAAAGGGCAGCACACAAGAAAACTTCTGTAGGGCTAAGGATGTCCCAGTGCCGCATTTTTATTGCAGTAAAAAAGAACAGTTGGGGAAGAATCGTGAAGAATACATGGCTGAAGCCAGTCCAGGCTCTTCGAAATGGCAAGAAGCATCTGTAGGTGAAATGTTTCTGGATTTTGAATCGGTACAAATTATTAAAGAAGATGCTGAAGATGATAGTGCCAGTGACCTCTCTGACTCAGAAAGGATTCCCAttcccccctctccctgcactccACCAGAACTCATCCTCAGAGCTGAAGAAATCGACCCAGTTTGTTTGGAGCACATCCCTGAAATGGGATTTAAAGAATCTGAATATTACTACCCCGACTTCCTCCCACCCCCTTTCAACTCGTGGGACTTGAAGCAGCTGGCCACCTTTGTCCACGTGGAAGGGAAAACCGATTTCCGCCCCAAGCCCACGGGATCCCTGGAGAAGTACCTGGAGCGCCTGGTGCAGCTGGAGTGGCTGCAGATGCAGACGGTGCAGAGCGAGAGGGGCAGGGCCACCAAAGCCCGGCCCCAGACTGCCCCTGGCCCCATCCGTGCCCTCAAGAGCCCCGGAAAAGGCAAAGCCTTGCtcagccctgtgcccagcaggcAGGCAATGCCCCAGGAAAGTGGaaccaggctgcccaggagctgtttgggtcacagggcagagctgtgctctgaGCAGACTCGCCAGGTGCGTTCCCATCCAGGTCACCTGAAAGTTCCTGAGAGAATGGGGTGTGCAGCATCTTCTCAGAGGCAAACTGGTGATGTAAGGAGTGAACTGAAGAAGAAACCAGctgcaaagcagcagcttctcagTCTGCAGCCCCCTGAAAGCAGCTCTAAAATCCAAAGTGTTGGTAACATCAGACCCCCTAAGCAAACCCCAGCGTTCCACAGTGCAGCTGCTCCCATCAAAGGCTTAAAAACATACATGTGTACAAATCCAAAGAAAAATGGCAATGCCAGCAATTATGTTCCTCCTAAAAAACCAACAGCggacaggaaaataaaaacaaacaccacAAAGCAAACACCCGGCAAATTTCAGTGA